A single genomic interval of Desulfovibrio sp. harbors:
- a CDS encoding HD-GYP domain-containing protein has translation MIVKCATTQLKPGMYTTNPGLSQDGNPHIYLQEGVLKDQNAIAALLAEQYSEAYVETEAGTYFRKHPKEKELFESVFGPLASPSENDTDTPALQDMVGHIKKADAQYTKLVAQCKVLYKDLEASKNIDTEAWGMLAQTISETETEMVIPLALVSRMRQNDPYNYSHSLNVALLATLAGRRLGYSQEIQKRLGTAGLLHDVGKVLVSDKILQKPGRLTSAEYAEVKKHPVYGRDILLKKGNVPQEVVSVVYAHHENYDGSGYPQGLAGAEIDEFASIVSILDTYDALRSDRYYREGISSHKALCVIYNLRGKSFSPELVDKAVSMFGIYPIGSIVVLRSGQKAFVTQQNSDNLLRPRVRVILDADNAYCKQKDIDLMAEDNKRFDIVDTLTNKQCRLHFQELFR, from the coding sequence ATGATCGTTAAATGTGCCACCACGCAGCTCAAACCCGGAATGTACACCACCAATCCCGGCCTGTCTCAAGATGGCAACCCCCACATCTACCTGCAGGAGGGGGTTCTTAAGGACCAGAACGCAATAGCCGCCTTGCTGGCCGAGCAGTATTCCGAAGCCTATGTGGAAACCGAAGCGGGAACCTACTTCCGTAAGCATCCCAAGGAGAAAGAGCTGTTCGAATCCGTGTTCGGACCGCTGGCATCGCCTTCGGAGAACGACACCGACACCCCGGCGTTACAAGACATGGTGGGCCACATCAAAAAGGCCGACGCCCAGTACACAAAGCTCGTGGCCCAGTGCAAAGTTCTCTACAAGGATCTGGAAGCCTCCAAAAACATAGACACCGAGGCCTGGGGCATGCTGGCCCAGACCATAAGCGAGACCGAGACCGAAATGGTCATCCCGCTGGCTCTCGTTTCCCGGATGCGCCAGAATGATCCCTACAACTATTCGCATTCCCTGAACGTGGCTTTGCTTGCCACCCTGGCCGGCAGGAGATTGGGGTATTCGCAGGAGATTCAGAAGCGGCTCGGCACGGCAGGCCTGTTGCACGATGTGGGCAAGGTGCTCGTTTCAGACAAGATCTTGCAGAAGCCCGGCAGGCTCACCAGCGCGGAGTATGCCGAGGTGAAGAAGCACCCGGTATACGGCCGGGATATCCTTTTGAAAAAAGGCAACGTGCCCCAGGAAGTGGTCAGCGTGGTGTACGCCCACCACGAGAACTACGACGGCAGCGGCTATCCCCAAGGCCTGGCCGGGGCGGAGATCGACGAATTCGCGTCCATTGTCAGCATATTGGATACGTACGACGCGCTGCGTTCCGACAGGTACTACCGCGAGGGCATAAGCTCGCACAAAGCCCTGTGCGTCATCTACAACCTCCGGGGCAAATCCTTCAGCCCGGAACTGGTGGACAAGGCCGTAAGCATGTTCGGCATCTACCCCATCGGCTCCATCGTGGTTCTTCGCTCAGGGCAGAAGGCCTTCGTCACCCAGCAGAACTCGGACAACCTGCTCAGGCCGCGCGTGCGCGTCATTCTTGATGCCGACAACGCCTACTGCAAGCAGAAGGACATCGACCTGATGGCTGAGGACAACAAGCGCTTCGACATCGTCGACACCCTCACCAACAAGCAGTGCCGGCTGCATTTCCAGGAACTCTTCAGGTAG
- a CDS encoding N-acetyltransferase yields MSDYMFVECTYVRHADKVLEILNEAILNSTALYDYEPRPPQSMVGWFDAKRTGGFPVIGAEDESGALLGFASYGTFRAWPAYKYTVEHSVYVHQGHRGRGVGRALMLKLIQAARSSDVHAMIGGIDATNAGSIALHEKVGFRHAGTLPQVGFKFGRWLDLAFYQLLLDTPENPADG; encoded by the coding sequence ATGAGCGATTACATGTTTGTGGAGTGTACGTACGTGCGGCATGCTGACAAGGTTCTGGAAATCCTGAACGAGGCCATCTTAAACTCCACCGCTTTGTACGACTACGAGCCAAGGCCGCCGCAGAGCATGGTGGGATGGTTCGATGCCAAGCGGACCGGCGGTTTCCCGGTGATCGGCGCTGAAGACGAGTCCGGCGCGCTTTTGGGGTTCGCGAGCTACGGCACGTTTCGGGCTTGGCCCGCCTACAAGTACACGGTGGAGCACAGCGTGTACGTGCACCAGGGCCATCGCGGCCGGGGGGTCGGCCGGGCTTTGATGCTGAAGCTGATCCAGGCGGCCCGTAGTAGCGATGTGCATGCCATGATCGGCGGGATAGACGCCACGAACGCCGGGAGCATCGCGCTGCACGAGAAGGTTGGGTTCAGGCACGCGGGTACGCTTCCCCAGGTGGGCTTCAAGTTCGGCCGCTGGCTCGACCTGGCCTTCTATCAGCTCCTTCTGGACACGCCGGAAAATCCTGCCGACGGTTAA
- a CDS encoding energy transducer TonB, whose translation MRPAELFEHSWENPGPRRAEKLLLGAGVSVVVHCAAILIGLAVLNISGHEGGVAAGRGGEAGPGFMVVDLGTLPGLASLQGGTGHAGIDGPVRTDKNAPTETDKKVRRASPDANGKAAVTKTSEQPAILHEKSAPPDRKQPPPRANETQSAASGENAVPGKQDGASSGAEASGRPEGGGQSGPGQGNGAQAAGSGQIGQGGAGTGSGSGEGGVLSLVDVENKPRLIKHVEPDYPEGARKRAISGKVVARFIVDEAGMVHNPVVSSSDPPGIFEVCVLEAVKRWKFEPGRHRGQPVRVLVSVPVRFDIAKR comes from the coding sequence ATGCGCCCTGCGGAACTCTTCGAGCATTCCTGGGAGAACCCAGGCCCCAGAAGGGCGGAAAAGCTGCTGCTGGGCGCCGGTGTGTCCGTGGTTGTGCATTGCGCTGCGATTCTCATCGGGTTGGCGGTCTTAAATATCTCCGGACACGAGGGCGGCGTGGCCGCGGGCCGTGGCGGGGAGGCCGGGCCGGGATTCATGGTTGTCGATCTGGGTACTCTGCCCGGGCTGGCCTCCTTGCAGGGTGGGACGGGACACGCGGGAATCGATGGTCCCGTCCGGACGGATAAGAATGCGCCCACGGAAACGGACAAGAAGGTCAGACGCGCCTCACCGGACGCAAACGGCAAGGCCGCCGTCACGAAAACCTCTGAGCAACCGGCCATCCTTCATGAGAAGAGCGCTCCCCCGGACAGGAAACAGCCGCCTCCCCGGGCGAACGAGACCCAGAGCGCGGCCTCTGGCGAGAATGCGGTCCCGGGAAAGCAAGACGGCGCCTCTTCCGGTGCTGAAGCGTCCGGACGCCCGGAAGGGGGTGGGCAATCCGGTCCGGGGCAGGGGAATGGCGCACAGGCTGCCGGATCAGGCCAGATTGGCCAGGGGGGCGCTGGAACAGGTTCAGGATCGGGTGAGGGAGGAGTGCTCTCCCTGGTTGATGTTGAAAACAAACCGCGTCTCATAAAGCATGTGGAACCGGACTACCCCGAGGGTGCGAGGAAAAGGGCGATTTCAGGCAAAGTGGTGGCGCGCTTCATAGTGGACGAGGCAGGCATGGTTCACAACCCCGTGGTATCCTCCTCCGATCCGCCGGGAATCTTCGAGGTCTGCGTGCTGGAAGCCGTGAAGCGCTGGAAGTTCGAGCCCGGAAGGCATCGGGGCCAACCCGTCAGAGTCTTGGTGTCGGTCCCTGTGCGGTTCGACATCGCCAAACGGTAG